In Zalophus californianus isolate mZalCal1 chromosome 17, mZalCal1.pri.v2, whole genome shotgun sequence, one DNA window encodes the following:
- the ZBTB32 gene encoding zinc finger and BTB domain-containing protein 32 isoform X1 — MPLFPTTRLPSPYGSDRLVRLAARLRPALCDTLITVGSQEFPAHSLVLAGVSQQLGRRGRWALVKGISPSTFAQLLYFVYGESVELQPGELGPLEEAARTLGVQSLEEACRRARRDRARELGPGLKEHQEEPEKLTRDSERGLEGHGEQRPEKFIRAGWREREILHEQRPSRESPEIAEARQEGAGEQMRSKEKLKQSPTGYGGTDGKQEVIMWVTESPGGSEESLREFSGHLPPPSSLQTSVIPRPWWPEAPWLGEGQPALWSILLLPPRYGTPFSHSTPITGAWQEVWPRDQRIPLSLNPEKGLRNQNQLANSSPAPGSLPQGSTKFSPGEMEESDQRHTGVLATCVGHVSTAGPSHQQPPPPPPARSRPYSCSVCGKRFSLKHQMETHYRVHTGEKPFSCSLCPQRSRDFSAMTKHLRTHGAAPYRCPLCRAGCPSLASMQAHMRGHSPSQLPPGWTIRSTFLYSSSSRPSRASTSPCGSPSSTT; from the exons ATGCCCCTGTTCCCGACGACAAGACTGCCTAGCCCCTATGGCTCTGATCGGCTGGTACGGCTAGCAGCCAGGCTCCGGCCAGCACTATGTGATACCTTGATCACTGTGGGAAGCCAAGAATTCCCTGCGCACAGCCTGGTCCTGGCAGGTGTGAGCCAGCAGCTGGGCCGCAGGGGCCGCTGGGCTCTGGTGAAAGGCATCAGCCCTTCTACCTTTGCCCAGCTTCTGTACTTTGTTTATGGAGAGAGTGTAGAACTGCAGCCTGGGGAACTGGGACCCCTTGAGGAAGCGGCCAGAACCTTGGGGGTGCAGTCCCTGGAAGAGGCATGCAGGAGGGCTCGACGGGACAGGGCTAGAGAACTGGGTCCAGGGCTCAAGGAACATCAGGAGGAGCCAGAGAAACTCACAAGGGATTCTGAGAGAGGACTGGAGGGACATGGAGAGCAGAGACCAGAGAAATTTATTAGAGCTGGTTGGAGAGAACGAGAGATACTGCATGAGCAAAGGCCTTCGAGAGAGAGCCCTGAGATAGCAGAGGCAAGGCAGGAGGGTGCGGGGGAGCAGATGAGATCAAAGGAAAAACTCAAGCAATCCCCTACTGGCTATGGGGGAACAGATGGGAAGCAAGAAGTGATTATGTGGGTGACGGAGAGTCCAGGGGGCTCTGAGGAAAGTCTGCGGGAGTTCTCTGGCCACCTTCCCCCACCAAGTTCCCTCCAAACAAGCGTCATTCCTAGGCCCTGGTGGCCTGAGGCCCCTTGGTTGGGGGAGGGCCAGCCTGCCCTGTGGAGCATCCTGCTGTTGCCACCCAGATATGGCACTCCCTTCTCCCATAGCACCCCCATCACTGGAGCCTGGCAGGAGGTCTGGCCTCGGGACCAGAG gaTCCCACTGTCCCTGAACCCTGAGAAAGGTCTCCGGAACCAGAACCAGTTGGCCAACTCCAGTCCTGCCCCAG GTTCCCTCCCCCAGGGCTCCACAAAGTTCAGCCCTGGGGAGATGGAAGAGTCTGATCAGAGGCACACAG GTGTACTTGCAACCTGTGTGGGTCATGTGAGTACAGCAGGCCCATCCCACCaacaacctcccccacccccacctgctcgGTCTCGGCCCTATTCTTGTTCTGTCTGTGGAAAAAGGTTCTCACTCAAGCATCAGATGGAGACTCACTACCGAGTCCACACAG GAGAGAAGCCTTTCTCCTGTAGCCTCTGCCCCCAGCGCTCCCGGGACTTCTCAGCCATGACCAAGCACCTGCGAACGCATGGGGCCGCACCCTACCGCTGCCCTCTGTGCCGGGCCggctgccccagcctggcctccatGCAGGCGCACATGCGCGGCCACTCGCCCAGCCAGCTCCCACCTGGATGGACCATTCGCTCTACCTTCCTCTACTCCTCCTCTTCGAGGCCGTCCCGGGCCTCGACCTCTCCCTGTGGgtccccttcctccaccacctGA
- the ZBTB32 gene encoding zinc finger and BTB domain-containing protein 32 isoform X2, whose protein sequence is MPLFPTTRLPSPYGSDRLVRLAARLRPALCDTLITVGSQEFPAHSLVLAGVSQQLGRRGRWALVKGISPSTFAQLLYFVYGESVELQPGELGPLEEAARTLGVQSLEEACRRARRDRARELGPGLKEHQEEPEKLTRDSERGLEGHGEQRPEKFIRAGWREREILHEQRPSRESPEIAEARQEGAGEQMRSKEKLKQSPTGYGGTDGKQEVIMWVTESPGGSEESLREFSGHLPPPSSLQTSVIPRPWWPEAPWLGEGQPALWSILLLPPRYGTPFSHSTPITGAWQEVWPRDQRIPLSLNPEKGLRNQNQLANSSPAPGVLATCVGHVSTAGPSHQQPPPPPPARSRPYSCSVCGKRFSLKHQMETHYRVHTGEKPFSCSLCPQRSRDFSAMTKHLRTHGAAPYRCPLCRAGCPSLASMQAHMRGHSPSQLPPGWTIRSTFLYSSSSRPSRASTSPCGSPSSTT, encoded by the exons ATGCCCCTGTTCCCGACGACAAGACTGCCTAGCCCCTATGGCTCTGATCGGCTGGTACGGCTAGCAGCCAGGCTCCGGCCAGCACTATGTGATACCTTGATCACTGTGGGAAGCCAAGAATTCCCTGCGCACAGCCTGGTCCTGGCAGGTGTGAGCCAGCAGCTGGGCCGCAGGGGCCGCTGGGCTCTGGTGAAAGGCATCAGCCCTTCTACCTTTGCCCAGCTTCTGTACTTTGTTTATGGAGAGAGTGTAGAACTGCAGCCTGGGGAACTGGGACCCCTTGAGGAAGCGGCCAGAACCTTGGGGGTGCAGTCCCTGGAAGAGGCATGCAGGAGGGCTCGACGGGACAGGGCTAGAGAACTGGGTCCAGGGCTCAAGGAACATCAGGAGGAGCCAGAGAAACTCACAAGGGATTCTGAGAGAGGACTGGAGGGACATGGAGAGCAGAGACCAGAGAAATTTATTAGAGCTGGTTGGAGAGAACGAGAGATACTGCATGAGCAAAGGCCTTCGAGAGAGAGCCCTGAGATAGCAGAGGCAAGGCAGGAGGGTGCGGGGGAGCAGATGAGATCAAAGGAAAAACTCAAGCAATCCCCTACTGGCTATGGGGGAACAGATGGGAAGCAAGAAGTGATTATGTGGGTGACGGAGAGTCCAGGGGGCTCTGAGGAAAGTCTGCGGGAGTTCTCTGGCCACCTTCCCCCACCAAGTTCCCTCCAAACAAGCGTCATTCCTAGGCCCTGGTGGCCTGAGGCCCCTTGGTTGGGGGAGGGCCAGCCTGCCCTGTGGAGCATCCTGCTGTTGCCACCCAGATATGGCACTCCCTTCTCCCATAGCACCCCCATCACTGGAGCCTGGCAGGAGGTCTGGCCTCGGGACCAGAG gaTCCCACTGTCCCTGAACCCTGAGAAAGGTCTCCGGAACCAGAACCAGTTGGCCAACTCCAGTCCTGCCCCAG GTGTACTTGCAACCTGTGTGGGTCATGTGAGTACAGCAGGCCCATCCCACCaacaacctcccccacccccacctgctcgGTCTCGGCCCTATTCTTGTTCTGTCTGTGGAAAAAGGTTCTCACTCAAGCATCAGATGGAGACTCACTACCGAGTCCACACAG GAGAGAAGCCTTTCTCCTGTAGCCTCTGCCCCCAGCGCTCCCGGGACTTCTCAGCCATGACCAAGCACCTGCGAACGCATGGGGCCGCACCCTACCGCTGCCCTCTGTGCCGGGCCggctgccccagcctggcctccatGCAGGCGCACATGCGCGGCCACTCGCCCAGCCAGCTCCCACCTGGATGGACCATTCGCTCTACCTTCCTCTACTCCTCCTCTTCGAGGCCGTCCCGGGCCTCGACCTCTCCCTGTGGgtccccttcctccaccacctGA
- the ZBTB32 gene encoding zinc finger and BTB domain-containing protein 32 isoform X3, with amino-acid sequence MALIGWPWWPEAPWLGEGQPALWSILLLPPRYGTPFSHSTPITGAWQEVWPRDQRIPLSLNPEKGLRNQNQLANSSPAPGSLPQGSTKFSPGEMEESDQRHTGVLATCVGHVSTAGPSHQQPPPPPPARSRPYSCSVCGKRFSLKHQMETHYRVHTGEKPFSCSLCPQRSRDFSAMTKHLRTHGAAPYRCPLCRAGCPSLASMQAHMRGHSPSQLPPGWTIRSTFLYSSSSRPSRASTSPCGSPSSTT; translated from the exons ATGGCTCTGATCGGCTG GCCCTGGTGGCCTGAGGCCCCTTGGTTGGGGGAGGGCCAGCCTGCCCTGTGGAGCATCCTGCTGTTGCCACCCAGATATGGCACTCCCTTCTCCCATAGCACCCCCATCACTGGAGCCTGGCAGGAGGTCTGGCCTCGGGACCAGAG gaTCCCACTGTCCCTGAACCCTGAGAAAGGTCTCCGGAACCAGAACCAGTTGGCCAACTCCAGTCCTGCCCCAG GTTCCCTCCCCCAGGGCTCCACAAAGTTCAGCCCTGGGGAGATGGAAGAGTCTGATCAGAGGCACACAG GTGTACTTGCAACCTGTGTGGGTCATGTGAGTACAGCAGGCCCATCCCACCaacaacctcccccacccccacctgctcgGTCTCGGCCCTATTCTTGTTCTGTCTGTGGAAAAAGGTTCTCACTCAAGCATCAGATGGAGACTCACTACCGAGTCCACACAG GAGAGAAGCCTTTCTCCTGTAGCCTCTGCCCCCAGCGCTCCCGGGACTTCTCAGCCATGACCAAGCACCTGCGAACGCATGGGGCCGCACCCTACCGCTGCCCTCTGTGCCGGGCCggctgccccagcctggcctccatGCAGGCGCACATGCGCGGCCACTCGCCCAGCCAGCTCCCACCTGGATGGACCATTCGCTCTACCTTCCTCTACTCCTCCTCTTCGAGGCCGTCCCGGGCCTCGACCTCTCCCTGTGGgtccccttcctccaccacctGA
- the ZBTB32 gene encoding zinc finger and BTB domain-containing protein 32 isoform X4 produces the protein MEESDQRHTGVLATCVGHVSTAGPSHQQPPPPPPARSRPYSCSVCGKRFSLKHQMETHYRVHTGEKPFSCSLCPQRSRDFSAMTKHLRTHGAAPYRCPLCRAGCPSLASMQAHMRGHSPSQLPPGWTIRSTFLYSSSSRPSRASTSPCGSPSSTT, from the exons ATGGAAGAGTCTGATCAGAGGCACACAG GTGTACTTGCAACCTGTGTGGGTCATGTGAGTACAGCAGGCCCATCCCACCaacaacctcccccacccccacctgctcgGTCTCGGCCCTATTCTTGTTCTGTCTGTGGAAAAAGGTTCTCACTCAAGCATCAGATGGAGACTCACTACCGAGTCCACACAG GAGAGAAGCCTTTCTCCTGTAGCCTCTGCCCCCAGCGCTCCCGGGACTTCTCAGCCATGACCAAGCACCTGCGAACGCATGGGGCCGCACCCTACCGCTGCCCTCTGTGCCGGGCCggctgccccagcctggcctccatGCAGGCGCACATGCGCGGCCACTCGCCCAGCCAGCTCCCACCTGGATGGACCATTCGCTCTACCTTCCTCTACTCCTCCTCTTCGAGGCCGTCCCGGGCCTCGACCTCTCCCTGTGGgtccccttcctccaccacctGA